A window of Tautonia plasticadhaerens contains these coding sequences:
- a CDS encoding acyl-CoA thioesterase, translating into MTEHHDLPIRVRYAETDRMGLLHHANYLVYFEMGRTELLRARGLSYREIEDSGYLLVIIDVGCKYKRPARYDDLLTLRTSVQRVTHVKIVHRYELLRGGELLAEGHSTLACVDRDGRPQPLPELLRGGAGE; encoded by the coding sequence ATGACGGAGCACCACGACCTGCCCATCCGGGTCCGATACGCCGAGACCGACCGGATGGGGCTGCTCCACCACGCCAATTACCTCGTCTACTTCGAGATGGGCCGGACCGAGCTGCTCCGGGCCCGAGGGCTCTCCTACCGGGAGATCGAGGACTCCGGCTACCTGCTCGTCATCATCGATGTCGGGTGCAAGTACAAGCGGCCGGCCCGATACGACGACCTGCTGACGCTCCGGACCTCGGTCCAACGCGTCACCCACGTCAAGATCGTCCACCGCTATGAGCTGCTCCGGGGCGGCGAGCTGCTGGCCGAGGGCCACTCCACCCTCGCCTGCGTCGACCGCGACGGCCGCCCCCAGCCCCTGCCCGAGCTGCTGCGGGGAGGGGCGGGCGAGTGA
- a CDS encoding tyrosine-protein phosphatase — MARRRISRRVARSLAATLLLTSALVGWRWATGNVGVVEPTRIYRSRQLDAGALSRLIGDRGIRTVLNLRGPNPGAEWYPAERLATIGAGATLIDVPLASDYWLTPEQARGLVEVLDTAERPLLIHCQFGAERTGLVSMMAVLLRPGGTLEEARSQFSPYYLYLPTEDGLVMLGHLRQYEGWLGREGADHSAEVFRRWIDRHYRPGTPNRSEWPYDPYPLRVVTRPAESDTAAR; from the coding sequence ATGGCCCGCAGACGGATCTCACGACGAGTCGCCCGATCCCTGGCGGCGACCCTGCTGCTGACCTCGGCCCTCGTCGGCTGGCGATGGGCGACGGGGAACGTCGGCGTCGTTGAGCCGACCCGGATCTATCGATCGAGGCAGCTCGACGCCGGGGCCCTCTCCCGCCTGATCGGAGACCGAGGGATCCGGACCGTCCTGAACCTCCGGGGCCCCAACCCGGGGGCCGAGTGGTACCCCGCGGAGCGCCTCGCCACCATCGGGGCCGGCGCGACCCTGATCGACGTGCCGCTCGCCTCGGACTACTGGCTCACCCCGGAACAGGCCCGGGGCCTGGTCGAGGTGCTCGACACGGCCGAGCGGCCCCTGCTCATCCACTGCCAGTTCGGCGCCGAGCGTACCGGGCTCGTCTCCATGATGGCCGTCCTCCTCCGCCCCGGGGGCACGCTGGAGGAGGCCCGGTCCCAGTTCTCGCCCTATTACCTGTACCTGCCGACCGAGGACGGACTGGTGATGCTCGGGCATCTCCGCCAGTATGAGGGCTGGCTGGGCCGGGAAGGGGCCGACCACTCTGCGGAGGTCTTCCGCCGGTGGATCGACCGGCACTACCGGCCGGGCACCCCGAACCGGTCGGAGTGGCCCTACGACCCCTACCCACTCCGCGTCGTCACCCGGCCTGCGGAGTCGGACACCGCCGCCCGATGA
- a CDS encoding protein-tyrosine phosphatase family protein, giving the protein MSRRARRRVAILAALAVVVPLTAFRHDLFEKRVRVIAPGVIVRGAWQRPGPLRRMIEREGIRTVVTLTAINAHDPKYVDQERVIRRTGVDWVIVPMRGSTATLDQLAEAADLLANPDRQPVFFHCVGGHHRTNLVHAAYRIRHEGWSAARAWRELERFPWTEPEDALDDRPLIEAFAALHRPSPEEAEDGPQTDLTTSRPIPGGDPAADLGPRRLAMGDGERRRR; this is encoded by the coding sequence ATGAGCAGGAGAGCCCGGCGACGCGTCGCGATCCTCGCGGCCCTCGCCGTCGTCGTCCCGCTGACCGCATTCCGGCACGACCTGTTCGAGAAGCGGGTCAGGGTGATCGCCCCCGGCGTGATCGTCCGGGGGGCCTGGCAGCGTCCCGGGCCGCTCCGCAGGATGATCGAGCGCGAGGGGATCCGGACGGTCGTCACGCTCACGGCGATCAACGCCCACGACCCCAAGTACGTCGACCAGGAGCGCGTGATCCGGCGGACCGGGGTCGACTGGGTGATCGTGCCGATGAGGGGATCGACGGCCACGCTCGACCAGCTCGCCGAGGCGGCCGACCTGCTGGCCAATCCCGACCGGCAGCCGGTCTTCTTCCACTGCGTCGGCGGCCACCACCGGACGAACCTGGTGCACGCGGCCTACCGGATCCGGCACGAGGGGTGGTCGGCCGCTCGGGCCTGGCGGGAGCTGGAGCGGTTCCCCTGGACCGAGCCCGAAGACGCACTGGACGACCGCCCCCTGATCGAGGCCTTCGCCGCGCTCCACCGCCCGAGTCCCGAGGAGGCCGAGGATGGCCCGCAGACGGATCTCACGACGAGTCGCCCGATCCCTGGCGGCGACCCTGCTGCTGACCTCGGCCCTCGTCGGCTGGCGATGGGCGACGGGGAACGTCGGCGTCGTTGA
- a CDS encoding PVC-type heme-binding CxxCH protein, translated as MRATVVIWSALALATLASPGLPACRAEAQAPGRLALDKGDRIILIGNTLAERMQYFGHWETLLHSRFPELELVVRNLGWSADELTLRPRSKDFDDHGHTLADEKPDVVIAAFGFNESFGGPEGLDGFRSDLEAFIDETTTTPYDGEAPPTLVLLSPIAHEDLGKRTLPDGSENNENLALYAEAMAEVARSKGVQFVDLFHPTKEGYEADDEPWTFNGVHLTDEGNRKLAPILDESLFGPRPGPGSIAADMDALHEAVQDKNKQFFYDYRAINGFYIYGGRKEPFGVVNFPAEFAKLRKMIEVRDRRIWEVARGNEVPEEVDDSGTGEFARIESNVEGPISITSPAETLRSFVLPEGYEINLFASEQEFPDLKNPCQMAFDPEGRLFVTTMASYPMYLPGTPVDDKILILEDTDGDGKADQQTTFARGLQVPTGIELGDGGAYVAQQPNLAFIKDTDGDDVADEYSYKLHGFDTADSHHSLSAFTWGPGGALYFQEGTFHHTQIETPYGPERVKDAAVFRYEPLTEKVDIFISYPFANPWGHYFDRWGQNFVADASGGANYYGTAFSGSVDYGRKHRPMEQFLAMQWRPTSGCELVASGNFPDDAQGNYLLNNVIGFHGVLQYRMREEGSGFAADPVEPLLRSTDTNFRPVDLEFGPDGALYLVDWFNPLIGHMQHSIRDPNRDVNHGRIWRIRYTGKPLVEPAKIAGEPVPALLDLLKSYEDRTRYRTRIELRTRDVDEVMSALDAWVADLNRDDPEYWRQMLEALWVHQQFDVVDPEFLETVLRCPEPKARAAATRVLGYWRDRVEDPIGMLQIQVNDEHPRVRLEAVRALSFFEGEDAIRAQEVALESLLHPQDYYLEYTLNETNATLGDRILAIDAE; from the coding sequence ATGAGAGCGACCGTCGTGATCTGGTCGGCATTGGCCCTGGCGACGCTGGCGTCGCCGGGCCTGCCGGCCTGCCGGGCCGAGGCCCAGGCGCCGGGCCGGCTGGCCCTGGACAAGGGCGACCGGATCATCCTCATCGGCAATACCCTCGCCGAGCGGATGCAGTACTTCGGCCACTGGGAGACCCTGCTCCACAGCCGGTTCCCCGAGCTGGAACTGGTCGTCCGCAACCTCGGCTGGTCGGCCGACGAGCTGACCCTGCGGCCCCGCTCCAAGGATTTCGACGACCACGGCCACACCCTGGCGGACGAGAAGCCTGACGTCGTGATCGCCGCCTTCGGCTTCAACGAGTCCTTCGGCGGGCCCGAGGGGCTTGACGGGTTCCGGTCGGACCTGGAGGCCTTCATCGACGAGACGACCACCACCCCCTACGACGGCGAGGCCCCGCCGACGCTCGTCCTCCTCTCGCCGATCGCCCACGAGGACCTCGGCAAGCGGACGCTCCCCGACGGCTCGGAGAACAACGAGAACCTCGCCCTCTACGCCGAGGCGATGGCCGAGGTCGCCCGCTCCAAGGGGGTCCAGTTCGTCGACCTGTTCCACCCCACCAAGGAGGGGTATGAGGCCGACGACGAGCCCTGGACCTTCAACGGCGTCCACCTCACCGACGAGGGCAATCGCAAGCTCGCCCCGATCCTCGACGAGTCGCTCTTCGGCCCCCGCCCCGGGCCGGGCTCGATCGCGGCCGACATGGACGCCCTGCACGAGGCGGTCCAGGACAAGAACAAGCAATTCTTCTATGACTACCGCGCCATCAACGGCTTCTACATCTACGGCGGCCGCAAGGAGCCGTTCGGCGTGGTCAACTTCCCCGCCGAGTTCGCCAAGCTCCGCAAGATGATCGAGGTCCGGGACCGGCGGATCTGGGAGGTCGCCCGCGGGAACGAGGTCCCCGAAGAGGTCGACGACTCCGGCACCGGCGAGTTCGCCAGGATCGAGAGCAACGTCGAGGGGCCGATCTCCATCACCTCCCCCGCGGAGACGCTAAGGTCGTTCGTCCTGCCCGAGGGGTACGAGATCAACCTATTCGCCTCCGAGCAGGAGTTCCCGGACCTGAAGAACCCCTGCCAGATGGCCTTCGACCCCGAGGGCCGCCTCTTCGTCACCACGATGGCGTCGTACCCGATGTACCTGCCCGGCACCCCCGTCGACGACAAGATCCTCATCCTCGAGGACACCGACGGCGACGGCAAGGCCGATCAGCAGACCACCTTCGCCCGCGGCCTCCAGGTCCCGACCGGCATCGAGCTCGGCGACGGCGGCGCCTACGTCGCCCAGCAGCCGAACCTGGCGTTCATCAAGGACACCGACGGCGATGACGTCGCCGACGAGTACTCCTACAAGCTGCACGGCTTCGACACCGCCGACTCCCACCACTCCCTCAGTGCCTTCACCTGGGGCCCCGGCGGCGCCCTCTACTTCCAGGAGGGGACCTTCCACCACACCCAGATCGAGACGCCGTACGGCCCCGAGCGCGTGAAGGACGCCGCCGTCTTCCGCTACGAGCCGCTCACCGAGAAGGTGGACATCTTCATCTCCTACCCCTTCGCCAACCCCTGGGGCCACTACTTCGACCGCTGGGGCCAGAACTTCGTGGCCGACGCCTCCGGGGGCGCCAATTACTACGGCACCGCCTTCTCCGGCTCCGTCGACTACGGGCGGAAGCACCGGCCGATGGAACAGTTCCTCGCCATGCAGTGGCGGCCCACCTCCGGCTGCGAGCTGGTCGCCAGCGGCAACTTCCCCGACGACGCCCAGGGCAACTACCTGCTCAACAACGTCATCGGCTTCCACGGCGTCCTCCAGTACAGGATGCGGGAGGAGGGCTCCGGCTTCGCCGCCGACCCGGTCGAGCCGCTCCTGCGCTCCACCGACACCAACTTCCGGCCCGTCGACCTCGAATTCGGCCCGGACGGCGCCCTGTACCTGGTCGACTGGTTCAACCCGCTGATCGGCCACATGCAGCACTCGATCCGCGACCCGAACCGCGACGTCAATCACGGCCGGATCTGGCGGATCCGCTACACCGGCAAGCCGCTCGTCGAGCCCGCCAAGATCGCCGGGGAGCCGGTCCCGGCCCTGCTCGACCTGCTGAAGTCCTACGAGGACCGCACCCGCTACCGCACCCGGATCGAGCTGCGGACCCGGGACGTGGACGAGGTCATGTCGGCCCTCGACGCCTGGGTCGCCGACCTCAACCGGGACGACCCGGAGTACTGGCGGCAGATGCTCGAGGCCCTCTGGGTCCACCAGCAGTTCGACGTGGTCGACCCGGAGTTCCTGGAGACCGTCCTCCGATGCCCCGAGCCGAAGGCCCGGGCCGCGGCCACCCGGGTCCTGGGATACTGGCGGGACCGGGTCGAAGACCCGATCGGCATGCTGCAGATCCAGGTGAACGACGAGCACCCCCGGGTCCGGCTCGAGGCCGTCCGGGCCCTCAGCTTCTTCGAGGGCGAGGACGCGATCCGGGCCCAGGAGGTGGCGCTCGAGTCGCTGCTCCATCCCCAGGACTATTACCTGGAATACACCCTGAACGAGACGAACGCGACCCTCGGCGACCGCATCCTCGCGATCGACGCCGAGTGA
- a CDS encoding arylsulfatase, translating to MIRSHRDCARVCSFAACCAVVLAMTALRPAFSQEPKAPARRPNVLLIMTDDQGYGDLGCHGNPVLRTPNLDALHAGSVRLTDFHVDPTCAPTRAALMTGRYSGRVGVWHTIMGRSILPEGETTMADAFSRSGYATGIFGKWHLGDNAPSRPQDRGFARAFVHGGGGVGQTPDYWGNDSFDDTYFDDGRARPTAGYCTDTWFDAALDFIGDQAAADRPFFCYLATNAPHGPYRVPERYEEMYANDPDVPNAAFYGMITNIDENVGRLLAFLDERGLAEDTLLLFLTDNGTAAGVRGEVGYDAGMRGRKGSPYDGGHRVPCFVRWPGGDIGGGRDVDQLAAHLDLLPTLIDLCGLDRPEGQALDGTSLAPLLRPGTPDWPERAIVVESQRIEHPEKYRQCAVMTGRWRLVDGRELYDIGQDPGQARDVSGDHPEVVADLRAVYDRWWADVSSSHGEYARIVLGSDRENPSRLTCHDWHESDPPWDQPMIREGRVANGFWAVEVDRAGTYEVELRRWPVEEPRPINDGPGPKAETARLVIGEVDRSQPVGPEDLSATFRIPLEAGPTRLQTWLEGPEGSRGAYFVSVRRLED from the coding sequence ATGATTCGATCTCATCGTGATTGCGCGAGGGTGTGCTCTTTCGCCGCCTGCTGCGCCGTCGTGCTGGCCATGACGGCCCTCCGGCCGGCCTTCTCCCAGGAGCCCAAGGCGCCTGCCCGGCGGCCGAACGTCCTCCTGATCATGACCGACGACCAGGGCTACGGCGACCTCGGCTGTCACGGCAACCCCGTCCTCCGCACGCCGAACCTCGACGCCCTGCACGCCGGGAGCGTCCGGCTCACCGACTTCCACGTCGACCCGACCTGCGCGCCGACCCGGGCCGCCCTGATGACCGGCCGGTACTCCGGCCGGGTCGGCGTCTGGCACACGATCATGGGCCGCTCGATCCTCCCGGAGGGCGAGACGACCATGGCCGACGCCTTCTCGCGGTCGGGCTACGCCACCGGCATCTTCGGCAAGTGGCACCTCGGGGACAACGCCCCCTCCCGCCCCCAGGACCGGGGCTTCGCCCGCGCCTTCGTCCACGGCGGCGGGGGCGTCGGCCAGACCCCCGATTACTGGGGCAACGACTCCTTCGACGACACCTACTTCGACGACGGCCGGGCCCGGCCGACCGCCGGCTATTGCACCGACACCTGGTTCGACGCCGCCCTCGACTTCATCGGCGACCAGGCCGCCGCCGACCGCCCCTTCTTCTGCTACCTGGCCACCAACGCCCCCCACGGCCCCTACCGGGTGCCCGAACGCTACGAGGAGATGTACGCCAACGACCCCGACGTGCCCAACGCCGCCTTCTACGGGATGATCACGAACATCGATGAGAATGTCGGCCGATTGCTCGCATTCCTCGACGAACGGGGCCTGGCCGAGGACACCCTGCTCCTGTTCCTGACCGACAACGGCACCGCCGCCGGGGTGCGAGGGGAGGTCGGTTACGACGCCGGGATGCGGGGCCGGAAGGGGAGCCCGTACGACGGCGGCCACCGCGTCCCCTGCTTCGTCCGGTGGCCGGGTGGAGACATCGGTGGAGGAAGGGATGTTGATCAGCTTGCCGCCCATCTGGACCTCCTGCCGACGCTGATCGACCTCTGCGGGCTCGATCGGCCCGAGGGCCAGGCCCTCGACGGGACGAGCCTCGCCCCCCTGCTCCGCCCGGGGACGCCGGACTGGCCCGAGCGGGCGATCGTCGTCGAATCCCAGCGCATCGAGCACCCGGAGAAGTACCGGCAGTGCGCAGTGATGACCGGGCGCTGGCGGCTGGTCGACGGTCGGGAGCTGTACGACATCGGACAGGACCCCGGCCAGGCCCGGGACGTCTCCGGCGATCATCCCGAGGTCGTCGCCGACCTGCGGGCCGTCTACGATCGCTGGTGGGCCGACGTCTCCTCCTCCCACGGCGAGTACGCCCGGATCGTCCTCGGCTCCGATCGGGAGAACCCGAGCCGGCTGACCTGCCACGACTGGCACGAGTCGGATCCGCCCTGGGACCAGCCCATGATCCGGGAGGGGCGCGTGGCCAACGGCTTCTGGGCCGTCGAGGTCGATCGGGCCGGCACCTACGAGGTCGAGCTGCGGCGATGGCCGGTCGAGGAGCCCCGGCCGATCAACGACGGCCCCGGCCCGAAGGCCGAGACGGCCCGCCTCGTGATCGGCGAGGTGGACCGGTCGCAGCCGGTCGGGCCCGAGGACCTGTCGGCGACGTTCCGGATCCCGCTGGAGGCCGGGCCGACCCGGTTGCAGACCTGGCTCGAAGGTCCGGAAGGCTCCCGGGGGGCCTACTTCGTCTCCGTCCGACGCCTGGAAGACTGA